A portion of the Drosophila sechellia strain sech25 chromosome 2R, ASM438219v1, whole genome shotgun sequence genome contains these proteins:
- the LOC6608442 gene encoding putative methyltransferase C9orf114, with amino-acid sequence MSNSKMGPIVAKCIAIAPSITAYSTSHACGSCASCAFLDWIDPYHCPCSLNQALPINVYSSLLERIIYVTRWNENSVHCYEPDRLIPLTDRYQLWYYAHILSTEVARACFVCNDFNRIKELLIKTMLAAPTTSSNGKTAGPHKSWKKVNEERKALKRQRKQDKLLKELQQAKEAESQAEKAANEVQAKDKLNPSTLSIAVPGSILENAQSNELRAYVAGQIARAACIFRVNEVIVFDDVGIATARETKRSYEADAEGSSTGTVRSSSLQLARILQYLECPQYLRKYFFPLHKDLKYSGLLNPLDTPHHLRQQSKFRYREGVICDKKAKEGHSYANVGLLNDVLVDKAIEPGVRVTVKMEPQSESCRKQRGTLVSPDEPRRETGVYWGYQVRIAHSMSEIFTKSPYANGYDVTVGTSDRGTNVHEVPNRSYSFKHMLIVFGGLQGLESALANDEKLTVDDPELLFDHYLNVLPRQGSRTIRTEEALLIALAALQEKLQPQVADVETDLSDLIPKSEDSGIAVRRDVLVSKKQTKRKQVEDTTDETVVDEPPFSKPLPKVARLTANPFTDSSEALAKNTPAEDDFEVVSSTTVSGTSHSCADDDLSRFD; translated from the exons ATGTCAAACTCGAAAATGGGTCCGATTGTTGCGAAGTGCATCGCCATAGCTCCCTCCATCACTGCGTATTCGACTTCGCACG CGTGTGGGTCCTGTGCGTCCTGTGCGTTTCTGGACTGGATTGATCCCTACCATTGTCCATGTTCATTGAATCAAGCGCTTCCAATAAATGTTTACAGTTCACTCCTTGAGAGAATTATATATGTTACCAGGTGGAATGAAAATTCTGTGCATTGTTATGAACCTGACCGATTAATACCATTAACCGATAGATACCAACTGTGGTATTATGCCCACATACTGTCCACCGAGGTTGCACGTGCGTGTTTTGTTTGCAACGATTTCAACCGAATAAAGGAATTGTTGATAAAAACGATGCTCGCCGCCCCCACAACCAGCAGCAATGGAAAGACCGCGGGGCCCCACAAGTCCTGGAAGAAAGTGAACGAGGAGCGGAAAGCGCTGAAGCGGCAGCGCAAGCAAGACAAGCTGCTCAAGGAGCTGCAGCAAGCCAAAGAGGCAGAATCACAGGCGGAAAAGGCAGCCAATGAGGTGCAGGCGAAGGATAAGCTTAATCCGTCCACGCTGAGCATAGCAGTGCCCGGTTCTATTCTCGAGAATGCCCAATCCAACGAGCTGCGGGCCTACGTGGCCGGTCAAATAGCCCGGGCCGCCTGCATCTTTCGGGTGAACGAGGTAATCGTCTTCGACGACGTAGGTATAGCCACCGCCCGGGAAACAAAGCGCAGTTACGAGGCAGATGCGGAAGGCAGCAGCACTGGCACAGTGCGCAGCAGCTCCTTGCAACTGGCTCGCATATTGCAGTATCTGGAATGCCCCCAGTATCTCCGAAAATACTTCTTCCCGCTGCACAAAGACCTTAAGTACTCTGGCCTGCTGAATCCATTGGACACACCGCACCATCTCCGGCAGCAGAGCAAATTCAGGTATCGTGAGGGAGTCATCTGTGACAAGAAGGCCAAGGAGGGACACAGCTACGCCAACGTTGGGCTGCTTAACGACGTTTTGGTTGACAAGGCTATAGAACCAGGCGTCAGGGTAACTGTGAAAATGGAACCTCAAAGTG AGAGCTGTAGAAAGCAGCGGGGAACACTAGTTAGCCCGGATGAACCACGTCGGGAAACAGGTGTTTATTGGGGCTACCAGGTGCGCATCGCACACTCCATGTCTGAGATTTTTACCAAATCACCCTACGCAAACGGCTACGATGTTACGGTGGGTACCTCGGATCGCGGAACCAACGTACATGAGGTGCCCAACCGATCATATAGCTTTAAGCATATGCTCATTGTATTTGGCGGACTGCAAGGCTTGGAATCTGCCTTGGCCAACGACGAGAAACTGACCGTAGATGATCCTGAGCTGCTGTTCGACCACTATCTAAATGTTTTGCCACGCCAAGGATCTCGAACCATTCGCACCGAGGAAGCCCTGTTGATTGCTTTAGCGGCTCTCCAGGAGAAGCTTCAACCGCAAGTGGCTGATGTCGAGACTGATTTGAGTGATCTGATACCTAAAAGTGAGGATTCAGGCATTGCAGTGCGACGAGATGTTTTAGTTAGCAAAAAGCAGACGAAAAGAAAGCAAGTAGAGGACACTACTGATGAAACAGTCGTTGATGAACCTCCGTTTTCAAAACCATTGCCGAAAGTGGCTCGACTGACGGCCAATCCTTTTACCGATTCCTCCGAGGCATTAGCGAAAAACACCCCAGCAGAAGACGATTTTGAAGTGGTTTCCTCCACCACCGTTTCTGGAACAAGCCACTCGTGTGCAGATGACGACTTAAGTCGGTTCGATTAA